A genomic stretch from Mycobacterium paraterrae includes:
- a CDS encoding winged helix-turn-helix transcriptional regulator — MALPREYTAEVCPIARSLEIIGERWTLLLVRDAFYGVRRFSDFHAHLGIPKAVLTERLSLLVQEGVLTKSDAGGEYTLTPKGRALWPTIWSLLSWGNDNYIQQSNQRTYRHAECGGAIDADRTCSACGRVPDVADLVLHPPRRPRDRRDDPISIALRTPHRMLEPFDPG; from the coding sequence ATGGCCCTGCCCCGCGAATACACCGCCGAGGTGTGTCCCATCGCCCGATCACTCGAGATCATCGGCGAGCGTTGGACCCTGCTGTTGGTGCGCGACGCGTTCTACGGCGTGCGTCGATTCAGCGACTTCCACGCTCATCTCGGGATTCCGAAAGCCGTGTTGACTGAGCGCCTTTCGCTGCTGGTGCAAGAGGGGGTGCTGACAAAATCGGATGCCGGGGGCGAATACACGCTCACCCCGAAGGGCCGAGCATTGTGGCCGACCATCTGGTCGCTACTCAGCTGGGGCAACGACAACTACATCCAGCAGTCGAATCAGCGCACCTATCGCCATGCCGAATGCGGCGGCGCGATCGACGCGGACCGGACGTGTTCTGCGTGCGGCCGGGTTCCCGACGTCGCCGACCTGGTCCTGCACCCACCGCGGCGCCCCCGCGATCGTCGAGACGATCCGATCAGCATTGCGCTACGCACGCCGCACCGAATGCTCGAGCCGTTCGACCCTGGATGA
- a CDS encoding DUF302 domain-containing protein yields MSFHREQHGMTRVDIETGIPFDQFVEALEKAAPPVDRAAVERIRSAGGNWDDVRAAAAENAPNDLMVYAKIDGRGYFGLAGHHTPAVEYLIGNHVIAETMFRHDPKALLYAPLRMLVYGDADGNAVFTMDQPGPAFGSLGVAEIAGVGADLDRKVANLLKVIGVEVGQAFD; encoded by the coding sequence ATGAGCTTTCATCGGGAGCAACACGGCATGACCCGGGTTGATATCGAGACCGGAATCCCCTTCGACCAGTTCGTCGAGGCGCTGGAGAAGGCGGCCCCGCCCGTCGACCGGGCGGCCGTTGAGCGGATCAGGTCGGCTGGTGGCAATTGGGACGACGTGCGCGCCGCCGCCGCCGAAAACGCGCCCAACGATCTGATGGTCTACGCCAAGATCGACGGGCGCGGGTACTTCGGCCTCGCCGGCCACCACACGCCGGCCGTCGAATATCTGATCGGCAATCACGTCATCGCCGAGACCATGTTCCGGCACGACCCCAAGGCGCTGCTCTACGCACCGCTGCGGATGCTGGTGTACGGCGACGCCGACGGCAACGCGGTCTTCACGATGGATCAGCCGGGGCCGGCCTTCGGCAGCCTCGGCGTCGCCGAGATCGCCGGTGTCGGCGCCGACCTTGACCGCAAAGTGGCGAATCTTCTCAAGGTCATCGGCGTCGAGGTCGGGCAGGCCTTCGACTAA
- a CDS encoding Hsp20/alpha crystallin family protein produces MSNLTLWSRPAWDVDRWRREFFGPAAATDWIKPLTAFNPAAEIVKDGEDAVVRLELPGVDVDKDVNVEVEHGRLVIHGERRDEHAEEKDGRTLREVRYGSFRRSFQLPAHITSEAVSASYDAGVLTVRVAGAHAGTQAQRIAITK; encoded by the coding sequence ATGAGCAACTTGACGTTGTGGTCACGCCCGGCGTGGGATGTCGACCGCTGGCGCCGCGAATTCTTCGGCCCGGCCGCGGCCACCGACTGGATCAAGCCATTGACCGCTTTCAACCCCGCCGCGGAAATCGTCAAGGACGGTGAGGACGCCGTTGTGCGGCTCGAACTCCCGGGCGTCGACGTCGACAAGGACGTCAACGTCGAGGTCGAGCACGGGCGCCTGGTCATTCACGGCGAGCGACGCGACGAGCATGCTGAGGAGAAGGACGGACGCACGCTGCGCGAGGTGCGTTACGGCTCCTTCCGCCGTTCGTTCCAGCTGCCCGCACACATCACCAGCGAGGCCGTATCGGCGTCGTACGACGCCGGTGTGCTGACGGTCCGGGTAGCCGGCGCCCACGCCGGAACCCAGGCGCAGCGCATCGCGATCACCAAGTAA
- a CDS encoding GNAT family N-acetyltransferase produces the protein MPTQVHTARLVHTADLESDARQRAHAMVSEAFGGDFTETDWEHALGGMHALIWHHGAIIAHGAVIQRRMLYRGAALRCGYVEAVAVREDWRGQGLAIAILDACEQVIRGGYQLGALSSSDRGRRLYTLRGWLPWRGPTSVLAPTGTTRTPNDDGSVFVFPLGIDLDPTAGLACDWRDGDVW, from the coding sequence GTGCCCACCCAGGTTCACACCGCTCGCCTGGTTCACACCGCAGATCTGGAAAGTGACGCGCGGCAGCGTGCCCACGCGATGGTCAGCGAAGCCTTCGGCGGCGACTTCACCGAGACCGACTGGGAGCACGCCCTGGGCGGTATGCACGCGCTGATCTGGCATCACGGCGCGATCATCGCGCACGGCGCCGTCATCCAGCGACGCATGCTTTACCGCGGCGCCGCGCTGCGCTGCGGCTACGTCGAAGCCGTTGCCGTGCGCGAGGATTGGCGCGGCCAGGGGCTGGCCATCGCCATCCTCGACGCGTGCGAGCAGGTGATCCGCGGCGGCTACCAACTGGGTGCGCTGAGCTCCTCGGATCGGGGTAGGCGGCTCTACACGTTGCGTGGCTGGCTGCCGTGGCGCGGGCCCACCTCGGTGCTGGCGCCCACGGGGACGACCAGGACTCCCAACGACGACGGCTCGGTGTTCGTCTTCCCGCTAGGAATCGACCTCGACCCCACCGCGGGCTTGGCTTGCGATTGGCGGGACGGCGACGTCTGGTAG
- a CDS encoding 5-oxoprolinase/urea amidolyase family protein, whose protein sequence is MPTLEIQRTGPLAVVQDLGRVGLAHLGVTRSGAADRRSHTLANRLVANPDDRATIEVTMGGFTALVRGGDIDIAVTGADTHAAVDSTPFGANSIRHVREGQTISFGVPESGLRSYLAVRGGIDVAPVLGSRSYDVLSGIGPPPLRAGDVLQVGEHTEDYPEVDQAPVEPIARQLVHLSVIPGPRDDWLADADALVHTVWTASDRSDRVGLRLQGRPMAHRDPSRQLPSEGAARGAIQLPPNGLPVILGPDHPVTGGYPVVGVITNRDIDRVAQLRPGQPVRLHWSRPRSVPA, encoded by the coding sequence ATGCCAACCTTGGAGATCCAGCGCACCGGACCGTTGGCGGTCGTTCAGGACCTCGGCCGGGTCGGGCTGGCCCATCTAGGCGTCACCCGCTCCGGTGCGGCGGATCGTCGTTCACACACGCTGGCCAACCGGCTGGTCGCCAACCCCGACGACCGCGCCACCATCGAAGTGACGATGGGTGGATTCACGGCACTAGTCCGCGGCGGCGACATCGACATCGCGGTCACCGGCGCCGACACACACGCCGCGGTCGATTCAACCCCGTTCGGCGCCAACAGCATTCGGCATGTCCGCGAGGGACAGACGATCTCCTTCGGTGTCCCCGAGTCCGGGCTGCGCAGCTACCTGGCGGTACGTGGCGGCATTGACGTGGCGCCGGTGCTCGGCTCGCGAAGCTACGACGTGCTGTCAGGCATCGGTCCGCCGCCGCTGCGCGCCGGCGACGTGCTGCAGGTCGGGGAACACACCGAGGACTATCCCGAAGTCGACCAGGCCCCGGTAGAGCCGATCGCCCGTCAACTCGTCCACTTGTCGGTGATACCTGGTCCGCGCGACGACTGGCTCGCTGATGCCGACGCACTGGTACACACCGTCTGGACGGCGTCGGACCGCAGCGACCGGGTGGGTCTGCGACTCCAGGGACGCCCGATGGCGCACCGCGACCCGAGTCGACAACTGCCCAGTGAGGGCGCGGCCCGAGGCGCAATTCAGTTGCCGCCCAATGGCTTACCGGTCATTCTGGGCCCCGACCACCCGGTCACCGGGGGTTACCCTGTGGTAGGCGTGATCACCAACCGCGACATCGACCGAGTCGCCCAGCTGCGTCCCGGCCAGCCCGTACGCCTGCACTGGTCACGTCCGCGATCCGTACCGGCCTAG
- a CDS encoding 5-oxoprolinase subunit B family protein: MQAGPSRSVLDYGDQALLLEFDSSAEVLAWTIALRDAALPGVLDIVPAARTVLLTLDGPDRQSAVRRRLHTLGPPSGAETSTPTESLLIDVVYDGADLAEVAQLTGLTTAQVVRAHTGAPWTVGFCGFAPGFAYLVGGDPRLAVPRRSDPRPAVPAGAVGLAGEFTGIYPRRSPGGWQLIGHTDAVLWDIDRPEPALLTPGTRVQFRAA, translated from the coding sequence ATGCAGGCGGGCCCAAGCAGAAGCGTTCTCGACTACGGAGATCAGGCGCTACTGCTCGAATTCGACAGCAGCGCCGAGGTTTTGGCGTGGACGATCGCGCTGCGCGACGCCGCCCTGCCCGGCGTTCTGGATATCGTCCCGGCCGCACGCACGGTCCTGCTCACACTCGACGGCCCCGACCGGCAAAGTGCCGTCCGCCGTCGCCTTCACACCCTCGGCCCACCCTCCGGTGCCGAGACAAGCACGCCAACCGAGTCTCTGCTGATCGACGTGGTCTACGACGGCGCCGATCTCGCCGAGGTCGCACAGCTCACCGGACTAACCACGGCGCAGGTCGTCCGCGCCCACACCGGCGCTCCCTGGACGGTCGGATTCTGTGGATTCGCGCCAGGTTTCGCGTACCTGGTCGGTGGCGACCCACGCCTGGCCGTGCCGCGGCGCTCCGACCCGCGCCCGGCGGTGCCAGCCGGTGCGGTCGGGTTGGCCGGCGAGTTCACCGGCATCTACCCTCGCCGGTCCCCCGGCGGGTGGCAATTGATCGGCCACACCGACGCGGTGCTTTGGGACATCGACCGACCCGAGCCCGCGCTGCTGACCCCGGGCACTCGCGTCCAATTCAGGGCGGCGTAG
- a CDS encoding ABC transporter substrate-binding protein has protein sequence MDQLWDRRGFLRAGAAAGLLALAGCSSDKAPSAESSGSGNGPVTITHAFGQTTIPQPPRRVVSAGFTGQDDLLALGIVPVAVTNWFGDQPFGIWPWAQPKLGAAKPVVLNLDNGIQTNQISALKPDLIVATDAGLDQDTYQKLAAIAPTLAQSGADAFFEPWKDQAKAIGQAVFQAAPMAALISAVDKGFTAVADKYPQFKNKRAMLLEGTLHDDNVVANTGWQTDFLKQMGLGIPESLAALAVDQQRAFISKDKIRSALDDAELLIWTTESEAEQAALLANPDVAAHRSRSIFTTKDQAGAIAYASPLSYPLVAEQLPPLIANILH, from the coding sequence GTGGACCAGCTATGGGATCGCCGGGGGTTCCTGCGCGCCGGGGCGGCTGCCGGGCTGCTCGCACTCGCGGGATGCTCGTCGGACAAAGCGCCGTCCGCTGAAAGCAGTGGTAGCGGCAACGGACCGGTCACCATCACCCACGCCTTCGGTCAGACGACAATCCCCCAGCCACCCAGGCGCGTGGTCAGCGCCGGCTTCACCGGCCAGGACGACCTGCTCGCGCTCGGGATCGTTCCCGTCGCGGTGACGAACTGGTTCGGCGACCAGCCGTTCGGGATCTGGCCGTGGGCGCAACCCAAGCTCGGCGCGGCGAAACCCGTTGTGCTCAACCTGGACAACGGAATTCAAACCAACCAGATCTCGGCCCTCAAACCCGATCTGATCGTCGCCACCGACGCCGGCCTCGACCAGGACACCTATCAGAAACTCGCCGCGATCGCGCCGACGCTTGCGCAGTCCGGAGCCGACGCGTTCTTCGAGCCGTGGAAGGACCAGGCAAAAGCCATCGGCCAGGCGGTCTTTCAGGCGGCCCCGATGGCGGCCTTGATCAGCGCTGTCGACAAGGGCTTTACCGCGGTCGCCGACAAGTATCCGCAGTTCAAAAACAAGCGGGCAATGCTGCTGGAAGGCACTCTGCACGACGACAACGTCGTCGCGAACACCGGATGGCAGACCGACTTCTTGAAGCAGATGGGGTTGGGCATTCCCGAGAGCCTGGCCGCATTGGCCGTCGATCAGCAACGAGCGTTCATCTCCAAAGACAAGATCAGGTCGGCCCTCGACGATGCCGAGCTGTTGATCTGGACCACCGAGAGCGAGGCCGAGCAGGCTGCGTTGCTGGCCAATCCGGATGTGGCCGCGCACCGTTCGCGCAGCATCTTCACCACCAAGGACCAAGCGGGCGCCATCGCATATGCGTCGCCGCTGAGCTATCCGCTGGTGGCAGAGCAGTTGCCGCCGCTGATCGCCAACATCCTGCATTAG
- a CDS encoding DNA polymerase domain-containing protein translates to MAPVSLNVGGREVAVTHPDKVVFPDNGGAGPVTKLDLIRYYLAVADGALRGVAGRPMILKRFVKGIDQEAVFQKRAPEKRPDWVDVAELRYARGTSAREAVIHDAAGLAWAINLGCVDLNPHPVRADDLEHPDELRVDLDPMPGVTWRQILDVAQVAREVLEDYGLTAWPKTSGSRGFHIYARIAPDWSFRQVRLAAQTVAREVERRAPELATSRWWKEEREGVFVDFNQNAKDRTVASAYSVRATPDARVSAPLRWEEVAGCDAGDFTVATMPLRYADIGDPWADMDNAAGGLDRLLTLAEELGPAERAPKGARRDGSGRRQSMMPLIEVARTKTRDEAMAALDTWRDRHRSAAELLEPADVLVDGMRGPSSIWYRIRINLQHVPEDQRPPQEDLIADYSPWTRLQRLQGSKGEPAR, encoded by the coding sequence ATGGCTCCGGTGTCGCTAAACGTCGGCGGGCGCGAAGTCGCGGTGACCCACCCGGACAAGGTGGTCTTTCCCGACAACGGCGGAGCAGGCCCCGTCACCAAGCTCGACCTCATTCGCTACTACCTGGCGGTCGCCGACGGTGCCCTGCGCGGGGTAGCCGGCCGCCCGATGATCCTCAAGCGGTTCGTCAAAGGCATCGACCAGGAGGCTGTCTTTCAGAAGCGCGCCCCGGAGAAGCGGCCCGACTGGGTCGACGTCGCCGAATTGCGTTACGCCCGCGGCACCTCGGCCAGAGAGGCCGTCATTCACGACGCGGCCGGCTTGGCCTGGGCGATCAACCTCGGCTGTGTCGACCTCAATCCTCACCCGGTGCGCGCCGACGACCTCGAACACCCCGACGAGCTCCGGGTCGACCTGGACCCGATGCCCGGGGTCACCTGGCGGCAGATCCTCGACGTGGCGCAGGTGGCGCGCGAGGTGCTCGAGGATTACGGGTTGACCGCCTGGCCCAAGACGTCCGGCTCGCGCGGCTTCCACATCTATGCCCGCATCGCACCGGACTGGTCGTTTCGCCAGGTAAGGCTGGCCGCGCAGACGGTGGCGCGGGAAGTCGAGCGGCGCGCTCCGGAACTGGCCACCAGCCGCTGGTGGAAGGAGGAACGCGAGGGCGTGTTCGTGGACTTCAACCAGAACGCCAAGGACCGCACGGTCGCATCGGCGTACTCGGTGCGCGCGACGCCGGACGCGCGGGTATCCGCCCCGCTGCGGTGGGAGGAGGTCGCCGGCTGCGACGCGGGCGACTTCACGGTCGCGACGATGCCGCTGCGCTACGCCGACATCGGTGACCCGTGGGCCGATATGGACAACGCCGCCGGCGGCCTCGACCGATTGCTCACCCTGGCAGAGGAACTCGGGCCCGCGGAGAGAGCACCGAAGGGCGCGCGGCGGGACGGCTCGGGGCGGCGCCAGTCCATGATGCCGCTCATCGAGGTGGCGCGGACTAAGACCAGGGACGAAGCGATGGCGGCGCTGGATACCTGGCGTGACCGTCACCGATCGGCCGCGGAACTCCTCGAGCCGGCCGACGTGCTGGTCGACGGCATGCGTGGCCCGAGCTCGATCTGGTACCGGATTCGGATCAACCTCCAGCACGTGCCCGAAGACCAGCGGCCGCCGCAGGAGGACTTGATCGCCGACTACAGCCCTTGGACGCGATTGCAGCGATTGCAGGGCTCGAAGGGCGAGCCGGCCCGCTGA